One Streptomyces fagopyri DNA window includes the following coding sequences:
- a CDS encoding sugar phosphate isomerase/epimerase family protein, producing MTVKQLTLPELVSTCVELGVRGVGLWREPVRSHGTGATARLVRAAGLSVTTLCRGGFLTATEPAERARALDDNRAAVDEAATLGTDTLVLVSGGLPAGSKDLRGARERVADALAELGPYAAAHGVRLAVEPLHPMYAADRCVVSTLAQALDLAERFPADQVGVAVDTYHVWWDDTAPAQIARAGASGRIHTFQLADWTTPLPEGVLDGRGQIGDGVVDMREWRGYVEAAGYTGPIEVELFNDVLWARDGREVLAETVARFVEHAGHR from the coding sequence ATGACCGTAAAGCAGCTCACGTTGCCCGAACTCGTCTCCACGTGCGTCGAGTTGGGTGTCCGGGGTGTGGGGCTCTGGCGTGAGCCGGTCCGCTCCCACGGCACCGGGGCCACCGCCAGGCTCGTGCGTGCCGCGGGTCTGTCGGTGACGACACTGTGCCGCGGGGGGTTCCTCACGGCGACCGAACCCGCCGAACGCGCCCGCGCCCTGGACGACAACCGCGCCGCGGTCGACGAGGCCGCGACACTCGGCACCGACACGCTGGTCCTGGTCTCCGGCGGTCTGCCGGCCGGCTCGAAGGACCTGCGCGGCGCCCGTGAGCGCGTCGCCGACGCGCTGGCGGAGCTGGGTCCGTACGCCGCCGCGCACGGCGTACGGCTGGCCGTCGAACCCCTGCACCCGATGTACGCCGCCGACCGCTGTGTCGTCTCCACCCTCGCCCAGGCCCTGGACCTCGCGGAGCGATTCCCCGCCGACCAGGTGGGCGTCGCCGTCGACACCTACCACGTCTGGTGGGACGACACCGCCCCCGCCCAGATCGCCCGCGCGGGGGCGTCCGGACGTATCCACACCTTCCAACTCGCCGACTGGACGACCCCGTTGCCCGAGGGCGTCCTCGACGGCCGCGGCCAGATCGGCGACGGAGTCGTCGACATGCGGGAGTGGCGGGGGTACGTCGAGGCGGCGGGCTACACCGGTCCCATCGAGGTCGAGCTGTTCAACGACGTGCTGTGGGCCCGTGACGGACGGGAGGTGCTGGCGGAGACGGTGGCGCGGTTCGTGGAGCACGCCGGTCACCGGTAG
- a CDS encoding DUF937 domain-containing protein produces MNEEPLQKDVLDALDDAGLQEIAGLLGTDAAGAREVVGTTVSEFSGGIQDRAVTDPGEVQQAYAEAQEAPLSGVATLGGLGGMGTGGLMGGLLARISRPVANAVARKTGLPPATVARVIELVIPVLLSVLTKRAARGTRK; encoded by the coding sequence ATGAACGAGGAGCCGCTCCAGAAGGATGTGCTCGACGCGCTCGACGACGCCGGGCTCCAGGAGATCGCGGGTCTGCTCGGCACGGACGCGGCCGGGGCGCGCGAGGTCGTGGGCACGACGGTGTCGGAATTCTCGGGAGGTATCCAGGACCGCGCGGTCACGGATCCCGGTGAGGTCCAGCAGGCGTACGCGGAGGCGCAGGAGGCCCCGCTGAGCGGTGTGGCCACCCTGGGCGGCCTGGGTGGCATGGGTACCGGGGGCCTGATGGGCGGCCTGCTCGCCCGCATCAGCAGGCCGGTCGCGAACGCGGTCGCCAGGAAGACGGGGCTGCCTCCGGCGACGGTGGCGCGGGTGATCGAGCTGGTGATCCCGGTGCTGCTGTCGGTCCTGACCAAGCGGGCCGCCCGCGGAACACGGAAGTGA
- a CDS encoding ArsR/SmtB family transcription factor: MLRIHFTPEDFSRIRVAGTPDPLWEITCSLHRLQTTRGRWAYADWYRTTRDTLAGTGLGAVVRRLLVPVLPRALYLPDFLTPYEAADGLERGLAAIVDTPAARVAHEVSLLDRLSGAPSWAPRLVERGTREELVKALRAYHEAVIAPHHDRICAGIAGERALRARQTLDTGIDGLLAGLSPVMRWRPPVLHVDYVEDRDLYLGGRGLRLVPSYFCWQSPISMADDTLRPVLIYPLHTSRPPAAAPAADAPLAALLGGTRAAALRSLALGATTSELARFLGVSPSTATHHTTVLRDAGLITSRRWHNTVLHTLTPLGAAMLRRTPVAPEGPSATHVEFRS; this comes from the coding sequence GTGCTGCGCATCCACTTCACGCCCGAGGACTTCAGCCGTATCCGGGTGGCGGGCACTCCCGACCCGCTCTGGGAGATCACCTGTAGCCTGCACAGACTCCAGACCACGCGCGGGCGCTGGGCGTACGCCGACTGGTACCGCACCACCCGGGACACCCTCGCGGGCACCGGACTCGGCGCGGTGGTCCGCCGGCTGCTCGTCCCGGTCCTGCCGCGCGCGCTGTACCTCCCCGACTTCCTCACCCCGTACGAGGCCGCCGACGGGCTGGAGCGGGGACTGGCGGCGATCGTCGACACCCCGGCCGCCCGCGTCGCCCACGAGGTGAGCCTGCTGGACCGGCTCAGCGGAGCCCCGTCCTGGGCACCCCGGCTGGTGGAACGCGGCACCCGTGAGGAACTCGTCAAGGCCCTGCGCGCCTACCACGAAGCGGTCATCGCGCCGCACCACGACCGCATCTGCGCGGGAATCGCGGGGGAGCGCGCGCTGCGGGCCCGCCAGACCCTCGACACCGGCATCGACGGGCTGCTCGCCGGTCTGTCGCCGGTCATGCGCTGGCGGCCACCGGTCCTCCACGTCGACTACGTGGAGGACCGCGACCTGTATCTCGGCGGCCGCGGACTGCGCCTGGTCCCGTCGTACTTCTGCTGGCAGTCGCCGATCTCGATGGCCGACGACACCTTGCGGCCGGTGCTGATCTATCCCCTGCACACCTCCCGCCCGCCCGCCGCCGCGCCGGCCGCCGACGCCCCCCTCGCCGCGCTGCTGGGCGGCACCCGGGCCGCCGCCCTGCGGTCCCTGGCCCTCGGCGCGACCACCTCGGAGCTGGCCCGCTTCCTCGGGGTCTCGCCCTCCACCGCCACGCATCACACCACGGTGCTGCGCGACGCGGGTCTGATCACCAGCCGGCGGTGGCACAACACCGTGCTGCACACCCTCACCCCGCTGGGGGCGGCGATGCTCCGCCGGACACCGGTGGCCCCGGAAGGCCCCTCGGCCACACACGTCGAGTTCCGGTCATGA
- the rbsD gene encoding D-ribose pyranase: protein MKRAGILNRHLAGALAELGHGHGVLVCDAGMPIPEGPRVVDLAFRAGVLSFAEVLDGLLAELVVEGATAAREVHGANPEASALLTARFPALDLVPHEELKSLSAGARLIVRTGEARPYANVLLRCGVFF from the coding sequence GTGAAGAGAGCCGGAATTCTGAACCGCCATCTCGCGGGCGCCCTGGCCGAACTGGGCCATGGGCACGGGGTGCTGGTGTGCGACGCGGGCATGCCCATACCGGAGGGGCCGCGCGTCGTGGACCTGGCCTTCCGGGCCGGGGTCCTGTCGTTCGCCGAGGTGCTCGACGGGCTGCTGGCCGAGCTGGTGGTGGAGGGCGCCACCGCCGCGCGCGAGGTCCACGGGGCGAACCCGGAGGCCTCCGCGCTGCTGACCGCCCGCTTCCCCGCCCTGGACCTGGTCCCGCACGAGGAGCTGAAGTCCCTGTCGGCGGGCGCGCGGCTGATCGTCCGCACCGGGGAGGCACGGCCGTACGCGAACGTGCTGCTGCGGTGCGGGGTGTTCTTCTAG
- a CDS encoding ribokinase produces the protein MYDYDLLVVGSANADLVIGVERRPTAGETVLGSDLVVHPGGKGANQSVAAARLGARTALLARVGDDAHGRLLLDSQRAAGVDTAGVLVGGAPTGVALITVDPSGDNSIVVSPGANGRLTPEDVRAAASLVRASRVVSAQLEIPLETVVETVRTLAPGSRFVLNPSPPRPLPAEVLAACDPLIVNEHEARVVLGDGAGPEPEDWATALLALGPRSVVVTLGARGALVADAHGAVRVPSVRVETVDTTGAGDSFTAALAWRLGRGEPLSAAAAYAARVGAVAVTRPGAQESFPTAEEVESL, from the coding sequence ATGTACGACTACGACCTGCTGGTCGTGGGATCGGCCAACGCGGACCTCGTCATCGGGGTCGAGCGGCGGCCCACGGCCGGCGAGACGGTGCTCGGCTCCGACCTCGTCGTCCACCCGGGCGGCAAGGGCGCCAACCAGTCGGTCGCCGCCGCCCGTCTCGGGGCCCGTACGGCCCTGCTGGCCCGGGTCGGCGACGACGCGCACGGCCGACTGCTGCTCGACTCGCAGCGGGCGGCCGGCGTCGACACCGCGGGCGTGCTCGTCGGCGGCGCACCCACCGGCGTGGCGCTGATCACGGTGGACCCGTCCGGGGACAACAGCATCGTGGTCTCACCGGGCGCGAACGGCCGGCTGACCCCGGAGGACGTCCGGGCGGCCGCGAGCCTCGTGCGGGCCTCCCGGGTGGTCTCGGCGCAGCTGGAGATCCCCTTGGAGACGGTCGTGGAGACCGTACGGACGCTCGCCCCCGGCAGCCGTTTCGTACTGAATCCGTCGCCGCCCCGGCCGTTGCCCGCCGAGGTGCTCGCGGCCTGCGACCCGCTGATCGTGAACGAGCACGAGGCCCGGGTGGTACTGGGTGACGGTGCGGGCCCTGAGCCCGAGGACTGGGCCACGGCCCTGCTCGCCCTGGGCCCGCGCTCGGTGGTCGTCACGCTGGGCGCGCGGGGCGCACTGGTGGCGGACGCGCACGGAGCCGTGCGGGTGCCGTCGGTGCGGGTGGAGACCGTGGACACCACGGGCGCGGGGGACTCGTTCACCGCGGCGCTGGCCTGGCGGCTGGGGCGCGGCGAACCGCTGTCCGCCGCCGCCGCGTACGCGGCCCGGGTGGGTGCCGTCGCCGTCACCCGCCCCGGTGCCCAGGAGTCCTTCCCGACCGCCGAGGAGGTCGAGTCGTTGTGA
- a CDS encoding ABC transporter permease/substrate-binding protein, which produces MATDTLKSTSGASGASAVRRLLLDNGALTALIALVIAMAALSGDFLTTDNLLNIGVQAAVTAILAFGSTFVIVAAGIDLSVGSVAALSATVLAWLATSQGVPVWFAVIVSIAAGIAVGLINGVMIAYGKLPPFIATLAMLSVGRGLSLVISQGSPIAFPSSVSHLGDTLGGWLPVPVLVMIVMGLITAVILGRTYIGRSMYAIGGNEEAARLSGLRVKKQKLAIYALSGLFAAAAGIVLASRLSSAQPQAAQGYELDAIAAVVIGGASLAGGTGKASGTLIGALILAVLRNGLNLLSVSAFWQQVVIGVVIALAVLLDTVRRKAGATPVAAGTGSPGNRGKQAATYLIAAVVAAAIVGAMSFVHGGSSSTATKKVGLSLSTLNNPFFVQIKKGAQQEAKKLGVSLTVTDAQNDASQQANQLQNFTSSGLGSIIVNPVDSDAAGPSVRSANKADIPVIGVDRGVNKAETAALVASDNIEGGKLGAKALAEKLGGKGKIVILQGLAGTSASRERGAGFAEGLKAYPGIKVVARQPADFDRTKGLDVMTNLLQAHPDVQGVFAENDEMALGAIKALGSKAGKSVSVIGFDGTPDGLKAVKNGTLYASVAQQPTELGRIAVENALKSAEGKKVQKTVMVPVKVVTAQNVAGFTG; this is translated from the coding sequence GTGGCCACTGACACGCTCAAGAGCACATCGGGCGCGAGTGGCGCCTCGGCGGTCCGCCGCCTCCTGCTCGACAACGGAGCGCTCACCGCGCTCATCGCCCTCGTCATCGCGATGGCGGCACTGTCCGGCGACTTCCTGACGACGGACAACCTGCTCAACATCGGCGTCCAGGCGGCCGTGACCGCCATCCTCGCCTTCGGCTCGACCTTCGTCATCGTCGCCGCCGGCATCGACCTGTCGGTCGGCTCGGTCGCCGCGCTCTCCGCCACCGTCCTCGCCTGGCTGGCGACCTCGCAGGGCGTCCCGGTCTGGTTCGCGGTGATCGTCTCGATCGCCGCCGGCATCGCCGTCGGCCTGATCAACGGCGTGATGATCGCGTACGGGAAACTGCCGCCGTTCATCGCGACGCTCGCCATGCTCTCGGTGGGCCGCGGTCTGTCCCTGGTGATCTCGCAGGGCAGCCCGATCGCCTTCCCGTCCTCGGTCTCGCACCTCGGTGACACCCTCGGCGGCTGGCTGCCCGTGCCGGTCCTCGTCATGATCGTCATGGGTCTGATCACGGCCGTGATCCTCGGTCGTACGTACATCGGCCGCTCCATGTACGCCATCGGCGGCAACGAGGAGGCGGCCCGCCTCTCCGGCCTCCGGGTGAAGAAGCAGAAGCTCGCCATCTACGCCCTGTCGGGTCTGTTCGCGGCCGCCGCCGGCATCGTGCTCGCCTCCCGGCTCTCCTCCGCGCAGCCGCAGGCCGCGCAGGGCTACGAACTCGACGCGATCGCCGCGGTCGTCATCGGCGGTGCCTCGCTCGCGGGCGGCACCGGCAAGGCGTCCGGCACCCTGATCGGCGCGCTGATCCTCGCGGTGCTGCGCAACGGCCTCAACCTGCTGTCCGTCTCCGCGTTCTGGCAGCAGGTCGTCATCGGTGTCGTGATCGCGCTGGCGGTGCTGCTCGACACGGTGCGGCGCAAGGCCGGGGCGACCCCGGTGGCCGCCGGGACCGGTTCACCGGGCAACCGGGGCAAGCAGGCGGCGACGTACCTCATCGCGGCCGTGGTCGCGGCGGCGATCGTCGGTGCGATGTCCTTCGTGCACGGCGGCTCCTCCTCGACGGCGACGAAGAAGGTGGGCCTGTCGCTCTCCACCCTGAACAACCCCTTCTTCGTCCAGATCAAGAAGGGCGCGCAGCAGGAGGCGAAGAAGCTCGGGGTGAGCCTGACGGTCACCGACGCGCAGAACGACGCCTCCCAGCAGGCCAACCAGTTGCAGAACTTCACCAGTTCGGGCCTCGGTTCGATCATCGTCAACCCGGTGGACTCGGACGCGGCGGGCCCGTCGGTCCGCTCGGCGAACAAGGCCGACATCCCCGTCATCGGTGTCGACCGGGGCGTGAACAAGGCGGAGACGGCCGCGCTCGTCGCCTCCGACAACATCGAGGGCGGCAAGCTGGGCGCCAAGGCGCTCGCCGAGAAGCTCGGCGGCAAGGGCAAGATCGTGATCCTCCAGGGCCTGGCGGGCACCTCCGCGAGCCGTGAGCGCGGCGCGGGCTTCGCCGAGGGCCTGAAGGCCTACCCCGGCATCAAGGTCGTCGCCCGGCAGCCCGCGGACTTCGACCGCACCAAGGGCCTCGACGTGATGACGAACCTGCTCCAGGCGCACCCCGACGTCCAGGGTGTCTTCGCCGAGAACGACGAGATGGCGCTCGGCGCGATCAAGGCGCTCGGTTCGAAGGCCGGCAAGTCGGTCTCGGTCATCGGCTTCGACGGCACCCCCGACGGGCTGAAGGCGGTCAAGAACGGCACGCTGTACGCCTCCGTGGCCCAGCAGCCGACGGAACTCGGCCGGATCGCGGTGGAGAACGCGCTGAAGTCCGCCGAGGGCAAGAAGGTCCAGAAGACCGTGATGGTGCCGGTGAAGGTGGTCACGGCGCAGAACGTGGCCGGGTTCACCGGCTGA
- a CDS encoding sugar ABC transporter ATP-binding protein codes for MSNQDELLRIEGIRKTFPGVVALDSVDFDLRRGEVHVLLGENGAGKSTLIKMLSGAYQPDSGRVLVDREEVRIHGAQDSERLGIATIYQEFNLVPDLTVAENIFLGRQPRRYGLIDRRTMEAEAAALLERVGVNVSPRARVRELGIARLQMVEIAKALSLDARVLIMDEPTAVLTSEEVEKLFAIVRQLREDGVGIVFITHHLEEIAALGDRVTVIRDGRSVGQVPATTPEDELVRLMVGRSIEQQYPRERPEAGTAAGPALLAVEGLTRDGVFHDVSFEVRAGEVVGIAGLVGAGRTEVVRAVFGADPYDKGAVKVAGAQLRRHDVNAAMRAGIGLVPEDRKGQGLLLDASVEENLGLVTMRTATHAGLVDLRGQRVAAARIAEQLGVRMAGLGQHVRTLSGGNQQKVVIGKWLLADTKVLILDEPTRGIDVGAKVEIYQLVNELTAAGAAVVMISSDLPEVLGMSDRVLVMAQGRIAGELSAAEATQDSVMALAVSTPTTNSETAVEGSRGH; via the coding sequence GTGAGCAACCAGGACGAGTTGCTGCGCATCGAGGGCATTCGCAAGACCTTCCCCGGCGTGGTCGCGCTGGACAGCGTCGACTTCGATCTGCGCCGCGGCGAGGTGCACGTGCTGCTCGGCGAGAACGGCGCCGGCAAGAGCACGCTGATCAAGATGCTCTCCGGCGCCTACCAGCCCGACTCCGGGCGCGTCCTCGTGGACCGCGAGGAGGTGCGCATCCACGGCGCGCAGGACTCCGAGCGCCTCGGGATCGCCACCATCTACCAGGAGTTCAACCTCGTTCCCGATCTGACGGTCGCCGAGAACATCTTCCTGGGACGGCAGCCGCGCCGCTACGGACTGATCGACCGCCGGACGATGGAGGCCGAGGCCGCCGCGCTGCTCGAACGGGTCGGCGTGAACGTGTCGCCCCGCGCGCGGGTGCGTGAACTCGGCATCGCGCGCCTCCAGATGGTCGAGATCGCGAAGGCGCTGAGCCTGGACGCGCGCGTCCTGATCATGGACGAGCCGACCGCGGTGCTCACCTCCGAAGAGGTCGAGAAACTCTTCGCCATCGTGCGCCAGCTGCGCGAGGACGGGGTCGGCATCGTCTTCATCACGCACCACCTGGAGGAGATCGCTGCCCTGGGGGACCGGGTCACGGTCATCCGCGACGGCAGGAGCGTCGGCCAGGTGCCCGCGACCACGCCCGAGGACGAACTGGTCCGCCTCATGGTGGGCCGTTCGATCGAGCAGCAGTATCCGCGTGAGCGCCCCGAGGCCGGGACCGCCGCCGGCCCCGCGTTGCTGGCCGTCGAGGGGCTGACCCGGGACGGTGTCTTCCACGACGTGAGCTTCGAGGTGCGGGCCGGTGAGGTCGTCGGCATCGCGGGGCTCGTGGGCGCCGGGCGTACCGAGGTCGTCCGCGCGGTCTTCGGCGCCGACCCGTACGACAAGGGCGCCGTGAAGGTCGCCGGCGCCCAGCTGCGCCGGCACGACGTGAACGCGGCGATGCGGGCCGGTATCGGGCTCGTCCCCGAGGACCGCAAGGGCCAGGGACTTCTCCTGGACGCCTCCGTCGAGGAGAACCTCGGCCTCGTCACCATGCGGACCGCCACCCACGCCGGACTCGTCGACCTCAGGGGTCAGCGGGTGGCCGCCGCGCGGATCGCCGAGCAGCTCGGCGTCCGGATGGCCGGTCTCGGCCAGCACGTACGCACCCTGTCCGGTGGCAACCAGCAGAAGGTCGTCATCGGCAAGTGGCTGCTGGCCGACACCAAGGTGCTGATCCTCGACGAGCCGACCCGCGGCATCGACGTCGGCGCCAAGGTCGAGATCTACCAGCTCGTCAACGAACTGACGGCCGCGGGCGCGGCCGTTGTGATGATCTCCAGCGATCTGCCCGAGGTGCTCGGTATGAGCGATCGGGTGCTGGTGATGGCCCAGGGCCGGATCGCGGGCGAACTGTCCGCGGCCGAAGCCACGCAGGACTCCGTGATGGCACTCGCCGTCAGCACACCGACCACCAACTCTGAAACCGCTGTGGAGGGCTCCCGTGGCCACTGA
- a CDS encoding LacI family DNA-binding transcriptional regulator gives MASIKDVAAEAGVSVATVSRVLNDHPSVSPDARTRVMAAVQRLGYRPNAVARSLRTDQTRTLGLVISDVLNPYFTELARSVEEEARSLGYSVIIGNADERPEIEDHHVRTLLDRRIDGLLVSPTDGGSPGMLDAARAGTPMVFVDRWIAGVDVPVVRADGRTAVRDLVAHLHGLGHRRLAIIAGPAATTTGSERVEAFREALAAHGLALPDAYIGQGDFQAESGRRATERFLDLAEPPEVVFAADNLMALGALDAVRARGLRVPEDIALAAFDDIPWFVHTDPPITAIAQPTGELGRAAVRALVDRIEGRPPQSVTLPARLVVRRSCGEPPPVRTTPVQPPPEQPTPPEPTPAQQSPVQRSQS, from the coding sequence ATGGCGAGCATCAAGGATGTCGCCGCGGAGGCGGGTGTGTCCGTCGCCACGGTCTCCCGTGTGCTGAACGACCACCCGTCGGTCAGCCCGGACGCACGTACCCGTGTGATGGCGGCCGTACAGAGGCTGGGCTACCGCCCGAACGCCGTCGCCCGTTCGCTGCGCACCGACCAGACGCGCACCCTGGGCCTGGTCATCAGCGACGTGCTCAACCCGTACTTCACCGAACTGGCCCGCTCCGTCGAGGAGGAGGCCCGCTCCCTCGGCTACAGCGTGATCATCGGCAACGCCGACGAGCGCCCCGAGATCGAGGACCACCACGTACGGACCCTGCTGGACCGGCGCATCGACGGTCTGCTGGTCTCCCCCACCGACGGCGGCTCCCCCGGGATGCTGGACGCGGCGCGCGCCGGCACCCCGATGGTCTTCGTGGACCGCTGGATCGCCGGCGTGGACGTACCCGTCGTACGGGCGGACGGACGCACGGCCGTACGTGACCTCGTCGCCCATCTGCACGGTCTCGGACACCGCCGGCTCGCCATCATCGCGGGCCCCGCGGCGACCACCACCGGCAGTGAGCGCGTGGAGGCGTTCCGGGAGGCGCTCGCCGCCCACGGTCTCGCCCTGCCGGACGCCTACATCGGGCAGGGCGACTTCCAGGCCGAGAGCGGGCGCCGCGCCACCGAACGGTTCCTCGACCTGGCCGAACCGCCCGAGGTCGTCTTCGCCGCCGACAACCTGATGGCGCTCGGCGCGCTGGACGCCGTCCGGGCGCGCGGGCTGCGGGTGCCCGAGGACATCGCGCTCGCCGCCTTCGACGACATCCCCTGGTTCGTGCACACCGATCCCCCGATCACCGCGATCGCCCAGCCGACCGGCGAGCTGGGCCGGGCCGCCGTACGCGCGCTCGTCGACCGGATCGAGGGGCGCCCCCCGCAGTCCGTCACCCTCCCCGCCCGTCTCGTCGTCCGCCGCTCGTGCGGCGAACCGCCCCCGGTGCGGACGACCCCCGTACAACCACCCCCCGAACAACCGACCCCCCCAGAGCCGACCCCCGCACAGCAGTCCCCCGTACAAAGGAGCCAGTCGTGA
- a CDS encoding ATP-binding protein — MPEAWEYTLTIPNDLRAVTVSRRTLRLILTAHGLIGLVDVAELLATELVSNAVRHTKGPAALRVRWAPPGTLRLGAWDADPEPPEPPRPWDRFAEREEGRGLALVQACSDLWGWQPLSRFGNRGKYVWCELAAA, encoded by the coding sequence ATGCCCGAAGCATGGGAGTACACCCTCACCATCCCCAACGACCTCCGCGCGGTCACCGTCAGCCGCCGCACCCTCCGGCTGATCCTCACCGCCCATGGGCTGATCGGCCTGGTCGACGTCGCCGAGCTGCTCGCCACCGAGCTGGTCTCCAACGCCGTACGGCACACGAAGGGACCGGCCGCCCTGCGGGTGCGCTGGGCGCCGCCGGGCACCCTGCGGCTCGGCGCGTGGGACGCGGACCCCGAACCGCCGGAGCCGCCACGGCCGTGGGACCGGTTCGCCGAACGGGAGGAGGGGCGGGGGCTGGCACTGGTGCAGGCATGCTCGGACCTGTGGGGCTGGCAGCCCTTGTCCAGGTTCGGCAATCGGGGCAAATACGTGTGGTGCGAGCTGGCCGCGGCGTGA
- a CDS encoding helix-turn-helix domain-containing protein, giving the protein MVLRREPTARQMRLATELRRLRETAGLSATEAAALLGTSRVQISQIEAGLVGVSEQRLRRFASHYACTDEEFIDALVAMAIDRTRGWWEEYRGLLPTSFLDLSELEHHARFQRHVAILYVPGLLQTEDYSRAVFSSRLPELTSDEIEVRIQHRKARQQVTIPYEAVIHEAALRIRVGDRATSRVQLARLVEFSEADHVTVRVIPLDLDGFAGASSTMAYVGGPLSRLDTVVRDALHGSAFLDSEAQLDTYRTSFRKVEGASLDPGQSREFIHRLTKEL; this is encoded by the coding sequence ATGGTCCTGAGGCGCGAACCGACAGCACGTCAGATGCGCCTGGCCACCGAACTGCGCAGGCTCCGCGAGACAGCGGGACTCAGCGCCACCGAGGCGGCGGCCCTGCTCGGCACGAGTCGCGTCCAGATCAGCCAGATCGAAGCGGGGCTCGTGGGTGTGAGCGAGCAGCGGCTGCGCCGCTTCGCCTCGCACTATGCCTGTACCGACGAGGAGTTCATCGACGCTCTGGTGGCGATGGCCATCGACCGCACCCGAGGTTGGTGGGAGGAGTACCGGGGCCTGCTCCCCACGTCATTCCTCGACCTGTCCGAGCTGGAGCACCACGCACGGTTTCAGCGCCACGTCGCCATCCTGTACGTACCGGGACTGCTGCAGACGGAGGACTACTCACGTGCGGTCTTCTCGTCCCGGCTGCCCGAACTCACCAGCGACGAGATCGAGGTGCGCATCCAGCACCGAAAGGCACGTCAGCAGGTCACCATCCCGTACGAGGCGGTGATCCACGAGGCGGCGCTTCGGATCAGAGTCGGCGACCGCGCCACCTCAAGGGTCCAACTGGCGCGACTGGTGGAGTTCTCCGAGGCCGACCACGTCACCGTGCGCGTCATCCCCCTGGACCTGGACGGCTTCGCGGGAGCCTCGAGCACGATGGCGTACGTGGGCGGTCCCTTGTCCAGGCTGGACACAGTGGTCCGCGACGCGCTGCACGGGTCGGCGTTCCTCGATTCCGAAGCCCAGCTCGACACCTATCGAACGAGCTTCCGTAAAGTGGAGGGCGCGTCACTCGACCCCGGACAGTCGCGCGAGTTCATCCACCGGCTGACGAAAGAGCTATGA
- a CDS encoding DUF397 domain-containing protein, translating into MDNWRKSSYSGPGDGNECVEIATTSTSTAIRDSKAPARATLTFPTPTFTAFLESLKQAPGGPARRR; encoded by the coding sequence ATGGACAACTGGCGGAAGTCGTCCTACTCGGGCCCCGGTGACGGCAACGAGTGCGTGGAGATCGCGACCACCTCCACCAGCACAGCCATCCGCGACTCGAAAGCCCCCGCCCGAGCCACCCTCACCTTCCCCACCCCCACCTTCACCGCCTTCCTCGAATCCCTGAAGCAGGCGCCCGGGGGGCCGGCCCGGCGGCGGTGA